DNA sequence from the Tissierella sp. MB52-C2 genome:
AGAAAGTTATTTTAGATCTAGTCGGGCAGCACTAGTTGTAGGACAATCTGGATTTAGCAGAAATTATCTTACAAAAAAAATATCTGCATGGGGTTCAACAGATACCTCAATAAAGTACAAAGTAAGTGTTAGAGGGGACATGTATAAAAACTACAGATACTATAATGGAGCACCAAGCACAGAAGGATATGGGTATGTTGAGTCTGAAACACCTAAAATTTCATATGAATCAGGAGATAATTTTGAATTTCGAAGTTTTCATAAGGGATGGAATTCATCTGGTGGTTTAGATTATGAGGATACTTTAGTAATAGATAGAGATATATAAGAATACATAAGATTAAAAGGAGAGATGAAAAATGATTCATATATGTTTTTCTGATGGATTTAAAAATACAATAGAAGACTTTGATAGTGAGTTGGATGTGATATCTCTCCCTTTAATCTTTAATATTGGTTCAGTAGAAGAAATTGAAGAAATGACAATTTATAAAATGTTATTCTTTTATAATATGTTTGAAGAAATTGATAAAAAGAAAGCCTTAAAAAATTTTTATTCTATACTTTCAAACACTGAGAAGGATAGTTTTACAATATGGTATTCAGAGGATTCAAATGAATACTGTGGTATGCTCTATACTGTCTATAAACTAAATGAATATTTCAAAAAGGATATCTATTTAGTTAACTGTACACAAAAAATTTATAGAGATAATTGTATTGTGAGTTACAGTTGGACAGGGGAAATACAATCAGTATATTTACCATTGTTTTTCGATAAAATCAAACAAATCGACAATAATCTGGATGCTGTTTATAGAAAAGAATTTATTGAAAACTTCTGTACTCCTAAAATGATACGGATATATGCAAATCATAGAGTTGAATTTGTTGAAAGAGATATACTTACAAATATGATATATCCTCTTATAAGTACAGGAAAATCACATGGATTTCATATAAGTAAAATTAAATTTGAACTAAATTTAAATTTCTATATTGTTGATTATATTATATCTTTTCTTGCAAAAGAAAATAAAATATCTATTAATGAAAAAGGAATAATTGTAAAATGAAAAATAAATTGCACAATAACAAACTGAAAATATTAGTTATAATGTTTGTTTGTTTTTTATTTATAAGTGTATATATATACACTTATAAACCTATAGATACAATTACTTATGAATACTTAAAATTACATATTGATAGTCTTCATGAAAATAAAAAAACCCTTATCTTATATGAAAAGAATAGTAAAAATCCAGTACATGAAATTAACTTAACATTAGATTTTGATTCTAATAAAGATTCGTTTTATAGGGCCATTCTTTTAAATAATTATGAACAAGTCCCATTTGCGATTGATAATTTATCATACAATGAAATTCAAAAAATTAAGCTTTCTAAAACAGAAACTATTACTTCTACTGAAGTTGCTTTAAAAACTGAAAATAAATATTATGATTTAAATGATTATATTTTACTTCTTCTTGAAGAAGCCAATGAACATATGGGAAAAGTTAAATTTTTTAGGTTTAATGTTGTCAACAACACTTTAAACAACATATCTTCATTTGATAGTTTATATAGTAAGAATTTTTTTAATGATGGAAGTCCAGACCATTTAAAAAACTCTCCTAATAAATATGAATATTTAACACTCCTTGATGAGAGTTTAGAACCAATAGACTCTAATATTAGCTCTCTGAAAAAAGCAGAAAAGGTATATTTATTTGTTGATTTAAGTAGGTCTTTACATGGCTCTCCTTATTATGAGAATTTTTTAGATGATATAGAATCACAATCTAATAATTTTATTAGTTTAGCAGTTTTTTTAGTTGATGATCAAGAAAATTCACTATTTAATAATCAAGTGTATTATATTAACACTGAATTGAAAGATAAAATATTGATTGAAGTAAATCATGATTTTAATGTAAATGATTCTTTTAGAATAATGTGTTCATTTTATCCTCTTGAAGCATCAGATGATAAGATGAATACATATAAAATGTCAATATGGGATAATGTATTTTTTTCTAGTGTCTTTTATAATTAAAAACAATGTGATAATATTTTAAGACTAATATCACCCTTAATCTTAAAGATGTCATGTATTGTTTATTTCTAAAATTGCAACCATTTTTTAATATTTCTTCTTTAATATTTTAATTTTGTTATTCTTTATTTTTCAATTTAAATTGTGTTTCAGTTAGTATTTTTTGAGTATGTAAATTGAATTATTGTTTTAAGCCTTTTATAGAGAGGTGAAAGAGTAATTTAAATATATATCTTTGTCACTTTCGCTTATTTTTTATA
Encoded proteins:
- a CDS encoding DUF1835 domain-containing protein is translated as MIHICFSDGFKNTIEDFDSELDVISLPLIFNIGSVEEIEEMTIYKMLFFYNMFEEIDKKKALKNFYSILSNTEKDSFTIWYSEDSNEYCGMLYTVYKLNEYFKKDIYLVNCTQKIYRDNCIVSYSWTGEIQSVYLPLFFDKIKQIDNNLDAVYRKEFIENFCTPKMIRIYANHRVEFVERDILTNMIYPLISTGKSHGFHISKIKFELNLNFYIVDYIISFLAKENKISINEKGIIVK